In the Tissierellales bacterium genome, CAACTTTCACTAGACCATTCTTTATATATACTGAAATAGGAATAAACGTATAACCTTTCTGTGTTATGAGCCCTGTTAGTCTATTTATTTCTCTTCTATTTAGTAAAAGCTTCCTCTTCCTAAGTGGATCTACATTTTGTATATTACCTTGTTTATAAGGACTTATATGCATATTATATACGTATACTTCCCCATTTTCTACAATGCCATAACCATCCTTTATATTACATCTTCCATTTCTTATAGACTTTACTTCTGTACCCTTTAACACCATACCTGCTTCAATAGTTTCTTCAACAAAATATTCATGTCTCGCTTTTCTGTTCCTTGCAACTACTTTTACATTCTTCTTTTCCATAGGAATCACCACACTGTCATTTTTAGTGCATCCTATATTGTAGCAGATATTTTAATAAGAGTCAAGTATCTTTCAGCTTTATCTATATTTACTTCTAGAGAAGTCAAACATATGTGACACGACCTCTGAAAAATTATCTCTTACTAGCCGTCCTTTAACCTATCCTTAGTTTTTTATTTTTTATATTCCTTCATACCACTAATACTATCAATCATATCAACACTATTTTTTAATCCTCTACGAGCATAAAATCAATAGTTCTTTTTAATAAATCTGCATTTATTACTTTTATCTTTACCATATCTCCAATTCTATAAATTTTCTTAGTGCCTTCACCTATTATATAATAATTATCTTCATCAAAATAATAATAATCGTCTACCATATTACTAAAATGGACTAATCCTTCTACAGTATTATCTAACTGAATAAACATGCCAAAATGGGTTAGGGAGGATACCATTCCCTCATAAACCTCACCTATTCTTTCCATCATATATTGAGCCTTTTTCAAATCTTCTACTTCTCTTTCTACTTCTTCTGCAACCCTTTCCATAGTAGAAGTTTGTTCTGCAACCTCTGGCAATATTTGCTCTATATGACTTTTCCTCTTTTTTGTCATTTTATTATTAATAAAACTTTTTACAATTCTATGAACTTGTAAATCAGAGTATCGCCTTATAGGGGCAGTGAAATGACAATAAAACTTTGATGCTAAACCAAAATGTATATCTTGTTCTTCACTATATCTAGCTTTTTTTAGAGATCTTAGCAATAATGTACTTATAATAACCTCTTCTTTATTTCCTTTTACTTCATTCATTAATTCTTGTAATTTTTTAGGGTGTACTTCCTGTCTGCCTTTTAAGCTATAACCAAAATTGTGGACAAACTTACTAAACTCTTTAATTTTCTCTATATCTGGCTCCTCATGGATTCTATATAGGCAAGGAGATT is a window encoding:
- the smpB gene encoding SsrA-binding protein SmpB translates to MEKKNVKVVARNRKARHEYFVEETIEAGMVLKGTEVKSIRNGRCNIKDGYGIVENGEVYVYNMHISPYKQGNIQNVDPLRKRKLLLNRREINRLTGLITQKGYTFIPISVYIKNGLVKV